The Winogradskyella schleiferi genome has a window encoding:
- a CDS encoding T9SS type B sorting domain-containing protein: protein MSPGQHHITARDRNGCGTTTEPAFIIDYPLYFTPNGDGRNETWNIESIGSSAKIYIFDRYGKLLKQISPDGTGWNGTYNGSAMPTDGYWFTVEYDEPLTGERKEFRAHFTLKR from the coding sequence GTGTCGCCCGGCCAGCACCATATCACGGCAAGGGACAGGAACGGCTGTGGGACAACGACCGAACCGGCATTTATAATCGATTATCCGCTGTACTTTACGCCCAACGGAGACGGCCGAAATGAAACTTGGAACATAGAAAGTATTGGAAGCAGCGCAAAAATTTACATATTTGACCGCTACGGAAAACTTCTGAAACAAATTAGCCCAGATGGAACTGGCTGGAACGGCACCTACAATGGCAGTGCTATGCCAACCGACGGCTATTGGTTTACGGTTGAGTACGACGAGCCTTTGACAGGCGAACGTAAAGAATTTAGAGCCCATTTTACTTTAAAGCGTTAG
- a CDS encoding antibiotic biosynthesis monooxygenase family protein, which produces MKNFKPYYAVIFTSTQATDIKGYSEMAEKMENLAQQQKGYLGIDSARNDVGITISYWESLEAIKNWKANTAHLFAQQKGREQWYNWYNVRICKVEREYEFTLE; this is translated from the coding sequence ATGAAAAACTTTAAACCCTATTACGCCGTAATTTTTACCTCAACTCAGGCAACAGATATTAAAGGCTACTCAGAAATGGCGGAAAAAATGGAAAATCTAGCTCAACAACAGAAAGGTTATTTAGGAATAGATTCTGCCCGAAACGACGTCGGAATTACAATAAGTTATTGGGAAAGTTTGGAAGCCATAAAAAACTGGAAAGCCAATACAGCGCATTTATTTGCGCAACAAAAGGGACGCGAACAATGGTACAATTGGTATAATGTAAGAATATGTAAAGTGGAACGCGAGTATGAATTTACATTAGAATAA
- a CDS encoding SH3 domain-containing protein has translation MKKILAVGLVMNVAILCAQQYAYVAAESGLSLRDQPDVNGKLLTKLAYAEAIGVLEETDIKLVVLDGGKKVSGEWVKVETRNHIGYVFNGYLSSSKISKTIQLDLDKLNVEIKNLATSDYKRNHNLKQQDSAKINVDIGASPERKEIVLVDSDYKHVSIFQRYENSISFMSADAQCDAKDWKSFDSEWKPLKQITSNTFETLAYTENDWKKFITTSVEELKTEVIEQCGEDWLNYFKTIKNLKDHPVGVSTNRVFLKIILTDFENNITEKIIEFDMPSGC, from the coding sequence TTGAAAAAAATTTTAGCAGTAGGATTAGTAATGAATGTCGCGATACTTTGTGCACAACAATATGCATATGTCGCCGCCGAAAGTGGATTATCACTTAGAGACCAACCCGATGTCAATGGAAAACTATTGACTAAGTTAGCCTATGCAGAAGCCATTGGTGTATTGGAAGAAACAGATATTAAACTCGTCGTCCTCGATGGTGGGAAGAAAGTAAGTGGCGAATGGGTAAAAGTAGAAACCCGAAACCATATTGGTTATGTCTTTAATGGCTATTTATCTTCATCAAAAATTTCTAAAACCATACAATTGGATTTGGATAAATTGAATGTTGAAATAAAGAATTTGGCCACTAGTGATTATAAAAGAAACCACAATTTAAAACAACAAGATTCCGCAAAAATCAATGTAGATATAGGTGCTTCGCCAGAAAGAAAAGAAATCGTTCTCGTTGATAGTGATTATAAACATGTAAGTATTTTTCAACGTTATGAAAATAGCATTTCCTTTATGAGTGCAGATGCGCAATGTGATGCAAAAGATTGGAAAAGTTTTGATTCGGAATGGAAACCATTAAAACAAATTACATCCAACACTTTTGAAACATTAGCTTATACCGAAAATGACTGGAAAAAATTTATCACAACTTCTGTTGAAGAATTAAAAACAGAAGTGATTGAGCAATGTGGCGAAGATTGGCTAAACTATTTTAAAACTATTAAAAACCTAAAAGATCATCCTGTTGGAGTGTCGACAAATCGTGTGTTCTTAAAAATTATATTGACGGATTTTGAGAATAATATCACGGAAAAAATAATAGAATTTGATATGCCTAGTGGCTGTTAA